Proteins co-encoded in one Carassius carassius chromosome 35, fCarCar2.1, whole genome shotgun sequence genomic window:
- the LOC132116220 gene encoding rho GTPase-activating protein 29-like isoform X3, with translation MGSVVVGVNFKEANEDNKQTLFSEIYTSIDTLAFTFGNVVSDFLMGDVENGSASGLPQAHSSRSFENLTVESSGCGPEKDDPPGPSPPARVEEMDGALLRSDSGVESALLYAKAWSKYTKELLAWVDKRINMDIECAKSYTKMAESAKALASQQEHMPFRDIYFSAFKNDIEYSQLIMQTTAALQANKFMQPLQTRKNELDKLRKEVKEQWQREQKKMNEADSALKKARLLQAQRQEEYEKARCSTSRVEEEQIGTAGGKQLEKRRKLEEEALQKAEEAQEHYKQCITDVGVKRLDLANTKSEILTQIRELVFQCDLTLKAVTVNWFQMQQAQVVSLPVNFQSLCENAKLYEPGLCYTEFVKSLPSDSTRVESFSFDISGTQNTGLPLSKRVMNSGHSSQVHLSQVSLTPGDFLSADEVESHVQARTGKMTDGRSNSSTDIQALRIQGPFRVWRTSSQGGGMCSDSESAGGSSESRSMDSPTASPGDFKRRLPRTPSTGTMSSADDLDEREPPSPSDNGLSEMITEAASSPGPFRNTQMSKAAQTHKLRKLRAPSKCRECDSLVVFHGAECEECSLACHKKCLETLAIQCGHKKLQGKLHLFAIDFAQAAKNSADGIPFIIKKCTSEIENRALNIKGIYRVNGAKSRVEKLCQAFENGKDLVELSDLYPHDISNVLKLYLRQLPEPLILFRYYNDFIGLAKESQSIIVDEVEASRGSPTSDSPQISVELNRVLFKIKDLLRQLPSAHYKTLQFLIQHLHRVTERADENKMTASNLGIIFGPTLIKPRQADAEVSLSSLVDYPYQALIVELLIRHYEMIFDTPLSPLPPSSPVAESSPLPVKSRLTPQEKEQQLSRHSKSLVDIKEQQQPKAKMYKRHSSVIPSTHLMDEVKEGKIRSDQDFAAVCDTVDINKLQSSSVPEMRNSPGLSRRNHVTRVQLRPPRPKLTSRPISMPAERLLNLAKVDECNVKNAVEQDDNHGRDPIIEEVSEEEKPKSRAGNHYRKSYIDTQMLRQTWDKQYKHHDITPKTVVTAADSRTNDTNVHTPSLTSSSFSEHTNTPITVLSNRPYTIAMRPGRNLRREGNINEHCPVPTAFRPPRTLQPPPGTFYKPPGSRTKSLTEVEQKTIRATANSTEEEEEDEDDDEEEGFGVEVSVDEPEPDLDPEPSPEPDAHNTDPHPLPQSPNSSQEELGQNETKPVYQRLRSRRMQDLEHREAHFV, from the exons ATGGGAAGTGTGGTGGTCG GTGTGAACTTCAAGGAAGCGAATGAAGACAATAAACAGACACTATTCTCTGAGATCTACACCTCCATAGATACATTGGCCTTCACATTTGGCAATGT AGTTTCTGACTTCCTTATGGGAGATGTAGAGAACGGCTCAGCCTCGGGGCTTCCTCAGGCCCACAGTAGCAGG TCTTTTGAAAATCTAACAGTGGAGTCCAGTGGATGTGGACCGGAAAAAGATGACCCTCCAG GTCCCTCTCCACCCGCCCGGGTGGAGGAGATGGACGGAGCTTTGCTCCGCAGTGACAGCGGGGTGGAGTCGGCACTGCTCTATGCCAAAGCCTGGTCAAAATACACCAAGGAACTCCTGGCCTGGGTGGACAAACGAATTAATATGG ACATTGAGTGTGCAAAGAGCTACACCAAGATGGCTGAATCCGCAAAGGCGCTGGCGTCTCAACAG GAGCACATGCCATTCCGGGATATTTACTTTTCTGCCTTCAAGAACGATATCGAATACAGCCAGTTGATCATGCAAACCACAGCTGCTCTACAGGCCAACAAATTCATGCAG CCTCTGCAAACTCGAAAGAATGAGCTGGATAAGTTGAGAAAGGAGGTAAAGGAACAATGGCAGAGAGAACAGAAGAAAATG AATGAAGCAGACAGTGCGCTGAAGAAGGCCCGGCTTCTGCAGGCACAGAGGCAGGAAGAGTACGAGAAAGCCCGCTGCTCCACCAGTCGAGTGGAGGAGGAACAGATCGGAACGGCGGGAGGAAAACAGCTGGAGAAGAGACGCAAACTGGAGGAGGAGGCTCTGCAGAAG GCAGAAGAAGCCCAAGAACATTATAAGCAGTGCATCACAGATGTCGGGGTCAAGAGACTGGACTTGGCCAACACCAAGAGTGAGATTCTCACTCAGATACGAGAGCTTGTGTTTCAGTGCGACCTGACCCTGAAAGCA GTGACGGTGAACTGGTTTCAGATGCAGCAGGCGCAGGTGGTTTCCCTGCCTGTCAATTTCCAGTCGCTTTGCGAGAATGCTAAACTGTATGAACCAGGTCTCTGTTACACTGAATTTGTGAAGAGTCTTCCCTCTGACAGTACCAGGGTGGAATCATTCTCCTTTGACATCTCTGGGACACAGAACACTGG GTTGCCCCTCTCAAAGCGAGTGATGAATAGCGGTCACTCATCCCAAGTTCACTTGTCCCAGGTGTCCCTCACACCTGGAGACTTCCTGAGCGCTGACGAGGTGGAGAGTCATGTCCAAGCACGCACCGGAAAGATGACAGACGGACGCTCGAACAGCAGTACAGATATTCAAG CTCTGAGGATCCAGGGTCCATTCCGGGTCTGGAGGACCAGCAGTCAGGGTGGAGGCATGTGCAGTGACTCTGAGAGCGCTGGAGGAAGCAGTGAATCTCGCTCTATGGACTCCCCTACGGCAAGCCCAG GTGATTTTAAGAGAAGGCTTCCCAGAACCCCATCCACAGGCACCATGTCCTCAGCAGATGATCTGGATGAGAGGGAACCACCATCTCCTTCAGATAATG GTCTGAGTGAAATGATAACAGAGGCAGCCAGCTCTCCTGGACCCTTCCGCAACACGCAGATGTCTAAAGCGGCCCAGACACACAAGCTGAGGAAGCTCCGTGCACCATCGAAGTGCAGGGAATGTGACAGTCTTGTGGTATTTCATGGTGCTGAATGCGAGGAA TGTTCTCTTGCCTGTCATAAGAAGTGTTTGGAGACTCTTGCCATTCAGTGTGGGCATAAAAAGCTACAGGGAAAACTGCATCTGTTTGCTATCGACTTTGCTCAGGCAGCCAAGAACAGCGCTGATGGAATCCCCTTCATCATCAAAAAATGCACCTCGGAGATCGAAAACAGGGCTCTGAACATCAAG ggaattTACCGTGTTAACGGTGCCAAATCTCGGGTGGAGAAGCTTTGTCAGGCCTTCGAGAACGGCAAAGACCTGGTGGAGCTTTCGGATCTCTACCCTCACGATATCAGCAACGTCCTCAAACTCTACCTACGACAG CTCCCAGAGCCCCTGATTCTTTTCCGATACTATAATGACTTCATCGGACTGGCTAAAGAGAGTCAGAGTATCATTGTTGATGAGGTAGAGGCATCAAGAGGAAGTCCCACCTCTGACAGCCCGCAGATCAGCGTAGAGCTCAACCGGGTCCTCTTCAAGATTAAAGATCTGCTGCGTCAGCTTCCTTCAGCGCACTACAAAACCCTGCAGTTCCTTATTCAGCACTTGCACAG ggtAACAGAAAGGGCAGATGAGAACAAGATGACTGCCAGTAATCTAGGCATCATCTTTGGTCCCACACTGATCAAGCCCCGACAGGCAGATGCAGAGGTCTCCCTGTCCTCTCTGGTGGACTACCCCTACCAGGCCCTGATCGTGGAGCTTTTGATCCGCCATTATGAGATGATCTTCGACACTCCTCTGAGTCCTCTTCCACCTTCCTCACCTGTAGCAGAGAGCTCTCCACTCCCCGTCAAATCACGCTTAACGCCACAGGAGAAGGAACAGCAACTTAGCCGACATTCAAAGTCCCTGGTGGACATTAAAGAG CAGCAACAGCCAAAAGCTAAGATGTATAAAAGACACTCCTCTGTAATACCTTCTACACACCTGATGGATGAGGTGAAAGAGGGGAAGATAAGGTCTGACCAAGACTTCGCTGCAG TTTGCGATACAGTGGACATCAACAAGCTCCAATCGTCAAGCGTTCCTGAAATGCGAAACTCGCCTGGTCTCAGCCGGCGTAACCACGTCACCAGAGTCCAACTACGGCCTCCGAGACCCAAGCTGACCTCTCGACCAATCAGCATGCCAGCAGAGCGGCTCCTCAATCTCGCCAAGGTGGACGAATGTAACGTGAAGAACGCCGTAGAGCAGGATGACAACCACGGTCGAGATCCCATCATCGAGGAGGTGTCGGAAGAGGAGAAGCCCAAGTCAAGAGCGGGAAACCATTACAGGAAGTCATACATCGATACGCAGATGCTACGGCAGACATGGGACAAGCAATATAAGCATCATGACATCACTCCAAAGACCGTTGTGACCGCTGCTGATTCCCGGACCAACGACACCAACGTTCATACTCCTTCTCTCACATCTTCGTCTTTCTCAGAACACACCAATACCCCCATCACTGTTCTTTCTAACAGACCTTACACCATTGCTATGAGGCCTGGGCGGAATTTGCGTAGGGAAGGAAACATTAACGAACACTGCCCTGTTCCCACAGCCTTCAGGCCTCCCAGAACTCTGCAGCCTCCTCCCGGAACTTTCTACAAACCTCCAGGTAGCCGAACCAAATCTTTAACAGAGGTTGAGCAAAAGACTATTAGAGCAACCGCAAACAgcactgaggaagaggaggaggatgaagacgaTGATGAGGAGGAAGGGTTTGGGGTGGAAGTCTCAGTTGATGAGCCTGAGCCAGATTTGGATCCAGAGCCATCGCCGGAGCCAGATGCCCACAATACGGACCCACATCCGCTCCCCCAGTCTCCCAACTCCAGTCAGGAGGAGCTCGGACAAAACGAGACCAAACCTGTATACCAGAGACTCAGATCACGCCGTATGCAGGATCTCGAACACAGGGAGGCTCATTTTGTTTGA